A window of Cohnella herbarum contains these coding sequences:
- a CDS encoding YebC/PmpR family DNA-binding transcriptional regulator: MPKFKLFAGRKGKADQAKNNQFVKLGREIYVQARRGGTNPEANYGLKSAIASARAIQMPADNIERAIKKAAGGADSVDYEDVLYEGYGPGGVAVMVKCLTDNRNRTAADVRSIFGKRGGNLGESGCVAYMFDQKGLLVVARDDDDNRDEDSFIMEALEAGAEDVVINEESYEIITAPEDFDTVKGNLETAGYAFETAGVRWLPQNTVAVEGDNADKLLKMMEAFDDNDDVQDVYHNFEISDDEMNRLG; this comes from the coding sequence ATGCCAAAATTCAAGCTTTTTGCTGGTCGCAAAGGGAAAGCGGACCAAGCCAAAAACAATCAATTCGTTAAGCTGGGTCGCGAAATCTATGTGCAAGCTCGCAGGGGCGGGACGAACCCGGAGGCCAACTACGGCCTCAAATCCGCCATCGCCAGCGCGCGCGCGATTCAAATGCCTGCTGACAATATTGAAAGAGCGATCAAGAAAGCGGCCGGCGGAGCCGACAGCGTGGATTACGAGGATGTATTGTACGAAGGCTACGGTCCGGGCGGAGTTGCCGTTATGGTAAAATGCCTGACCGATAACCGTAATCGTACTGCGGCAGACGTTCGTTCCATTTTCGGTAAACGCGGCGGTAACTTGGGTGAATCGGGATGCGTCGCTTACATGTTCGACCAGAAGGGTCTGCTTGTCGTTGCCCGCGATGATGACGATAATCGGGATGAAGATAGTTTCATTATGGAAGCTTTGGAAGCCGGAGCGGAAGACGTCGTTATCAACGAAGAGAGTTACGAGATAATAACCGCGCCTGAAGATTTCGATACGGTGAAAGGGAATCTGGAAACGGCCGGATACGCTTTCGAAACGGCAGGAGTTCGCTGGTTGCCCCAAAATACGGTAGCCGTGGAAGGCGATAACGCCGATAAGTTATTGAAGATGATGGAAGCTTTCGACGATAACGACGACGTTCAAGACGTTTACCACAACTTCGAGATCAGCGACGATGAAATGAACCGTTTGGGTTAA
- a CDS encoding cold shock domain-containing protein — protein sequence MRGTVKWFNAEKGYGFISIEDGNDVFVHFSAIQGDGFKTLDEGQAVEFEITQGNRGPQASNVVKL from the coding sequence TTGAGAGGAACAGTAAAGTGGTTTAACGCGGAGAAAGGCTACGGTTTTATCTCCATCGAGGACGGCAACGACGTATTCGTTCACTTCTCCGCAATCCAAGGCGACGGCTTCAAAACTTTGGATGAAGGCCAAGCGGTTGAATTCGAAATCACTCAAGGCAATCGTGGTCCCCAAGCATCTAACGTGGTTAAACTGTAA
- a CDS encoding class I SAM-dependent methyltransferase, which translates to MENKPVPQAYPQVGVASTCRSFEEYRAMFQLTETIWNKGPVLDVAGGASSFVAELNAMGIAAFAADPFYEGETEAIIAAGFKEIEVSSAKLENMADNYDWSYYGSPKQHRTLREDSWARFAADFRKTDAGSRYYAASLPNLPFEKDTFELVVCSHFLFLYADTFGEAFHADALAELIRVLRPGGELRIYPIITLKWEECSFLSEILRELKHVEHFEYLPTGLPFMPVPSPLLRLVKTHHTQN; encoded by the coding sequence ATGGAAAACAAGCCAGTACCGCAAGCTTACCCGCAAGTCGGAGTCGCGTCGACCTGCCGTTCGTTCGAGGAATATCGCGCGATGTTTCAATTGACGGAAACGATTTGGAACAAAGGGCCGGTGCTCGACGTCGCGGGAGGTGCTTCCTCCTTTGTCGCGGAATTGAACGCGATGGGGATTGCCGCATTCGCGGCCGATCCTTTTTACGAAGGGGAGACGGAGGCTATTATCGCCGCCGGGTTCAAGGAAATCGAAGTGTCTTCCGCTAAGCTGGAGAACATGGCGGACAATTACGATTGGAGCTACTACGGATCTCCGAAGCAACATCGTACGCTCAGGGAGGATTCCTGGGCGCGTTTCGCGGCTGATTTCCGCAAAACGGATGCCGGCTCCAGGTACTATGCCGCATCGCTTCCGAATTTGCCGTTCGAGAAGGACACTTTCGAATTGGTCGTTTGCAGTCACTTTTTATTTTTGTACGCGGACACCTTCGGAGAGGCATTTCATGCCGATGCGTTAGCGGAGCTGATTCGCGTGCTGCGTCCGGGCGGGGAACTGCGAATCTATCCGATTATTACCTTGAAATGGGAGGAATGTTCATTCCTTTCGGAGATTTTGAGAGAGCTGAAGCATGTTGAGCATTTCGAATATTTACCAACCGGATTACCCTTCATGCCAGTCCCGAGTCCCTTGCTGCGCTTGGTTAAAACGCATCATACACAGAACTGA
- the pepF gene encoding oligoendopeptidase F, with product MNQVAKRNDIPQEHRWKLEDLYPNQAAWDSEFGKVKKQIGEIAAYQGKLQDAASIARVFELDDEISLLTERLYVYANMRHHEDTAEASYQALSDKSKKISVEVSEATSFITPEILSLSEQQLTALIADPSLAKYKRTLEEMLRQKPHILSKNEESLLAQVGNVSQAPGTIFSMLNNADLKFPKVKNEQGEEVELTHGRYIQFLESKNQEVRRDAFKAMYDTYGKWRNTLASTLNANVTKNIFYSKARHYPSALEMSLFGDNIPQSVYDNLISTIHEYLPLMHRYMELRKKLLKLDELHMYDLFAPLVEEFDMEISYEDAKKKVYESLAPLGDDYRKVLQEGFDGGWIDIYENEGKRSGAYSWGAFGTHPYVLLNHNDNLNSMFTLTHEMGHALHSYYSDNNNEYRDAQYTIFLAEVASTLNEALLMNNLLGKSTDAKEKMYLLTYYADQFRTTVFRQTMFAEFEKIIHERAESGEALTPQELSSIYYDLNLQYYGKGMVVDKDIEMEWARIPHFYNSFYVYKYATGFSAATSFAKQILDEGEPAVQRYLGFLKSGGKDYSINILKEAGVDMSTPEPIRQAMSVFEGLIKEMEQLTK from the coding sequence ATGAATCAAGTCGCCAAAAGAAACGATATCCCGCAGGAACACCGTTGGAAGTTAGAGGATCTCTATCCGAACCAAGCCGCATGGGACTCCGAATTCGGCAAGGTGAAGAAACAAATCGGAGAAATCGCGGCCTATCAGGGCAAGCTTCAAGATGCCGCCTCCATCGCGCGCGTCTTCGAGTTAGACGACGAGATTTCGCTCTTAACCGAACGGTTATACGTCTATGCGAACATGCGTCATCATGAGGATACGGCCGAAGCTTCTTATCAAGCCCTGTCCGATAAATCGAAGAAAATCAGCGTGGAAGTGAGCGAGGCTACGTCCTTCATCACGCCCGAGATTCTTAGCCTGTCCGAACAACAGTTGACCGCTCTTATCGCGGATCCTTCCCTAGCAAAGTACAAACGAACTTTGGAAGAGATGCTCCGCCAGAAACCTCATATTTTGTCGAAAAACGAAGAATCCCTTCTCGCTCAAGTAGGCAACGTATCGCAGGCGCCGGGTACGATCTTCAGCATGCTGAACAACGCCGACCTCAAGTTCCCGAAAGTGAAAAACGAGCAAGGCGAAGAAGTCGAGCTTACGCACGGCCGTTACATACAGTTCTTGGAAAGCAAAAACCAGGAAGTCCGCCGCGACGCGTTCAAAGCCATGTACGATACGTACGGCAAATGGCGGAACACGCTGGCTTCGACGCTTAACGCCAACGTGACCAAAAACATTTTCTATTCGAAAGCGCGCCACTATCCTTCGGCTCTGGAAATGTCGTTATTCGGCGATAACATTCCGCAATCCGTGTACGATAACCTGATCTCCACGATCCATGAGTATTTGCCTCTCATGCACCGTTACATGGAGCTGCGCAAAAAGCTGCTCAAGCTGGACGAGTTGCATATGTACGACTTATTCGCTCCCCTCGTCGAGGAATTCGATATGGAAATCTCATACGAGGACGCGAAGAAGAAAGTATACGAAAGCCTCGCTCCCCTTGGAGACGACTACCGCAAAGTGCTCCAAGAAGGCTTCGACGGCGGCTGGATCGACATCTACGAGAATGAGGGTAAGCGCAGCGGAGCCTACAGTTGGGGTGCGTTCGGCACGCATCCGTACGTGCTCTTGAACCACAATGACAACCTGAACAGCATGTTCACGTTGACGCACGAGATGGGCCATGCGCTCCATTCCTATTATTCCGACAACAATAACGAATACCGCGACGCGCAATACACGATATTCCTTGCCGAAGTCGCGTCTACGCTTAACGAAGCGTTGCTCATGAATAACTTGCTGGGGAAATCGACGGACGCGAAGGAGAAAATGTACCTTCTCACCTATTACGCCGACCAATTCAGGACGACGGTGTTCCGGCAGACGATGTTCGCGGAATTCGAGAAGATCATCCACGAAAGAGCCGAAAGCGGCGAGGCTTTAACGCCTCAAGAACTTAGCTCGATCTATTATGACTTAAACCTGCAATATTACGGCAAAGGCATGGTCGTGGATAAGGATATCGAGATGGAATGGGCGAGAATTCCCCACTTCTATAACAGCTTCTACGTATACAAATACGCTACCGGTTTCTCGGCCGCGACTAGCTTCGCGAAGCAAATTCTGGACGAAGGCGAGCCTGCGGTCCAGCGCTACCTCGGTTTCCTGAAGAGCGGCGGCAAAGATTATTCCATCAACATCCTCAAGGAAGCCGGAGTCGATATGTCCACACCCGAGCCGATTCGTCAAGCGATGAGCGTGTTCGAAGGCTTGATTAAGGAAATGGAGCAGTTGACGAAATAA
- a CDS encoding YfiT family bacillithiol transferase, whose protein sequence is MSDLEQLKYPIGKFQFDESTAGELRLSRIEELAATVVRLRQAVEGLSDEQLDTPYRPDGWTARQVAHHMADASMNGFIRAKLALTENQPLVKTFEENEWVKLHDSNRLPIEPSLRMLEGIHERMDALLRSLPPESFSLAFRHPVSGLNSLDKLLAYFAWHGKHHTAHITSLRLREGW, encoded by the coding sequence ATGTCCGACTTGGAGCAACTGAAATACCCGATTGGCAAATTTCAATTCGACGAATCGACCGCCGGGGAATTACGGCTATCGCGGATCGAGGAGCTAGCGGCAACGGTCGTTAGGCTTCGTCAAGCGGTCGAAGGATTATCCGACGAGCAATTGGATACCCCTTACCGTCCCGATGGGTGGACAGCTAGGCAGGTCGCCCACCATATGGCGGACGCCTCGATGAACGGCTTCATCCGCGCTAAGCTGGCTTTGACGGAAAATCAGCCGCTCGTCAAAACGTTCGAAGAGAACGAATGGGTGAAGCTGCACGATTCGAACCGGCTTCCGATCGAGCCGTCTCTTCGGATGCTCGAAGGCATTCACGAGCGAATGGACGCCCTATTGCGGTCCCTGCCTCCGGAATCGTTCTCGCTCGCCTTCCGGCACCCCGTTAGCGGCCTCAACTCGTTGGATAAGCTATTAGCTTACTTTGCTTGGCATGGCAAGCACCACACGGCTCACATCACGTCTCTCCGCCTGCGCGAAGGCTGGTAG
- a CDS encoding DNA-deoxyinosine glycosylase produces MNVHSFPPIVDADSRYLILGSMPGVASLRAQRYYWNERNFMWRILYGLFSPGSAPSERYEDRVAFALNHGVALWDVIESCERPGSLDSNIKQVIPNDIPGLLARFPKIGILVCNGTKSHSELNKHFGTDPEVVKRRIIRMPSTSPIPTRDYRGLDDRLAAWRALLEV; encoded by the coding sequence TTGAACGTACATTCGTTTCCGCCGATTGTCGATGCGGACTCGCGATATTTGATTCTTGGGAGCATGCCCGGAGTGGCTTCTTTACGAGCGCAGCGGTATTACTGGAACGAGCGTAACTTTATGTGGCGGATTCTATATGGTTTGTTCAGTCCGGGCAGCGCGCCTTCCGAACGATACGAAGACCGGGTTGCGTTCGCGCTGAATCACGGCGTTGCCTTATGGGACGTGATCGAGAGCTGCGAACGGCCGGGGAGCTTGGACAGCAATATTAAACAAGTGATTCCCAACGATATTCCGGGTTTGCTTGCCCGGTTTCCGAAGATCGGAATCCTCGTCTGCAACGGGACGAAATCCCATTCCGAGTTGAACAAGCACTTCGGTACGGATCCCGAGGTAGTCAAAAGGAGGATAATCCGCATGCCTTCGACGAGTCCGATTCCGACGCGGGATTACCGCGGTCTCGACGATCGGCTTGCGGCGTGGAGAGCATTGTTAGAGGTATAA
- a CDS encoding carbohydrate ABC transporter permease, giving the protein MPASLKKTIPHIVLMAYVVIILFPFVFVLFSSLKADNVEISQAPFAFPKSLYFQNYVDAWVQAKIDVYFWNSTYIGISSAVIGVLIAAGTSFALTRMKFRLPSKLIYQVILLGMLIPGNVLFIAQYILMMDLHILNEHWALFWPYTAGALPFSVLLISAFMKSIPNELEEAAIIDGLSAPGLFARIVLPLTMPALVTVFIINFLGNWNEYLLASFFISKDALRTLPTGMVGFRDAYQTNYALICTGIVFSVTPVLLLYAFLQKQIIEGITAGSVKG; this is encoded by the coding sequence ATGCCGGCATCGCTCAAAAAAACAATTCCCCATATCGTTTTGATGGCGTACGTGGTCATCATATTGTTTCCATTCGTATTCGTTCTTTTCTCGTCCTTGAAGGCGGACAACGTCGAGATTTCGCAAGCCCCGTTCGCATTTCCTAAGTCTTTGTATTTTCAAAACTATGTCGATGCATGGGTTCAGGCCAAAATAGACGTCTACTTCTGGAACAGTACGTACATCGGTATTTCTTCTGCCGTCATCGGCGTTCTCATCGCGGCAGGTACATCGTTTGCCCTAACGCGCATGAAATTCAGACTGCCCAGCAAACTTATTTATCAAGTGATACTGTTAGGCATGCTCATTCCGGGCAACGTTCTGTTCATCGCTCAGTATATCCTGATGATGGATTTGCACATTCTGAACGAGCACTGGGCGCTGTTCTGGCCGTATACGGCCGGCGCGCTTCCATTCAGCGTATTGCTGATCTCCGCGTTCATGAAGTCCATCCCGAACGAGCTTGAAGAAGCGGCGATCATTGACGGTCTAAGCGCGCCGGGACTGTTCGCGAGAATCGTTCTTCCGCTTACGATGCCCGCTCTGGTCACGGTATTCATTATCAACTTCCTCGGCAACTGGAACGAGTATTTGCTGGCGAGTTTCTTCATCAGCAAAGACGCTCTCCGCACGTTGCCTACCGGGATGGTCGGCTTCCGGGACGCTTATCAGACGAACTATGCGCTCATCTGTACGGGGATCGTGTTTAGCGTCACTCCGGTATTGCTCTTGTATGCCTTTTTGCAGAAGCAGATCATCGAAGGCATTACGGCCGGTAGCGTTAAAGGATGA